A single genomic interval of Candidatus Acidiferrales bacterium harbors:
- a CDS encoding APC family permease, with amino-acid sequence MSSRESADPKLQLRRVLGFWDILLFNVVTVLGPRWLAAAGHNGTSSISLWILAALLFFVPSAFVINELSTRYPNEGGLYSWSKEAFGDFHGFVAGWTYWIYTVFYFPGLLMASASMAAYIGGEGHASLATNREFLVMGSFVLLFVAVFFNLIGVNIGKWLQNAGGMATYLPLLMLVGISAWIWHVHGSLTHFTWRNVMPVWNQATVNFWPQMVFGFAGFELAATMSEEVRDPQRTLPRAVWGAGAAVVFMYTAGTMAVLGLVQAPQVDPLSGVFQAITAGSAVLKIGFFGILAAALVTIGNAGGVGSTVAGIARVPFVAGIDRYLPKAFGKVHPKWRTPYVSILVQAILSGAILLLAQINETTQSSYQVLVDICDILYFIPFLYMYASAIRLAYRADRKANPRAVLIPGGKLGVWVAAMLGFSVTALGIVLSFIPPGDSADKLLFVTKLVVGTLVTILFGLILYWRGAREKSRKVLMT; translated from the coding sequence ATGAGTTCCAGGGAGTCTGCTGATCCGAAGCTGCAACTGCGGCGTGTCCTCGGATTTTGGGACATCCTGCTCTTCAATGTTGTGACGGTGCTGGGGCCGCGATGGCTGGCCGCAGCGGGACACAACGGCACTTCTTCCATAAGCCTGTGGATTCTCGCGGCGTTGCTGTTTTTCGTTCCGAGCGCATTCGTCATCAATGAGCTTTCGACGCGCTACCCGAACGAAGGCGGATTGTACTCGTGGTCGAAGGAAGCGTTTGGCGATTTCCACGGATTCGTGGCGGGGTGGACGTACTGGATTTACACGGTGTTTTATTTTCCGGGGCTGTTGATGGCGAGCGCGTCCATGGCGGCGTACATCGGCGGAGAAGGGCATGCGTCCCTCGCGACCAACCGGGAATTTCTGGTGATGGGCAGCTTCGTGTTGCTGTTTGTCGCCGTGTTTTTCAATCTCATCGGCGTGAACATCGGAAAGTGGCTGCAAAACGCGGGCGGAATGGCGACCTACCTTCCTTTGCTAATGCTTGTGGGAATCAGCGCATGGATTTGGCACGTTCACGGTTCGCTGACGCATTTCACGTGGCGAAACGTGATGCCGGTGTGGAACCAGGCGACGGTGAACTTCTGGCCGCAGATGGTTTTCGGTTTTGCGGGTTTCGAGCTTGCGGCGACGATGAGCGAGGAAGTGCGCGACCCGCAAAGGACGCTGCCGCGCGCGGTTTGGGGAGCGGGAGCAGCGGTCGTGTTTATGTATACTGCCGGCACGATGGCTGTGCTGGGGCTGGTTCAGGCACCGCAGGTGGATCCACTGAGCGGAGTTTTCCAAGCGATTACCGCAGGTTCGGCGGTTTTGAAAATTGGATTCTTTGGTATCCTCGCGGCGGCGCTAGTGACGATTGGAAATGCTGGTGGAGTTGGCTCTACGGTCGCAGGAATTGCGCGGGTGCCATTTGTTGCGGGAATTGACCGGTATTTGCCAAAGGCATTCGGCAAAGTTCATCCGAAATGGCGCACGCCGTATGTTTCGATTCTGGTGCAGGCGATTCTTTCGGGAGCGATTTTGCTGCTGGCGCAAATCAACGAGACGACGCAATCCTCGTATCAGGTGCTGGTGGATATCTGCGACATTCTGTATTTCATTCCCTTTTTGTACATGTACGCGTCGGCGATCCGGCTGGCCTATCGCGCGGACCGCAAGGCGAATCCACGCGCAGTGCTGATTCCCGGAGGCAAATTGGGCGTGTGGGTCGCGGCGATGCTGGGGTTCAGCGTGACGGCCCTGGGCATCGTGCTTTCCTTCATCCCTCCGGGCGATTCAGCGGACAAATTGCTATTTGTGACGAAACTTGTGGTGGGAACGCTGGTCACGATCCTGTTTGGGTTGATTCTTTACTGGCGCGGGGCGCGCGAGAAGTCCAGAAAAGTTTTGATGACGTGA
- a CDS encoding FAD-dependent oxidoreductase, whose product MSDARTYDVVVVGAGVFGAWTAYNLARQGSRVFLADAFGTANSRASSAGESRIIRMSYGADEIYTRWSMRSLDLWRQFCEETGARLFHRTGVLWLTRETDPMALATLATFAKLGVPHKKLSHDEISKRFPMIASQDSECAIYEPESGALMARRAVQTVVEEFQKYGGTYQIAEVEAPSGSGHAAALTTWSGESLRAGNYVFACGPWLPKIFPALLGQRIFPSRQEIYFFGVPPGDRSYSLGNFPTWLDVGSLMYGIPDIEGRGFKVASDAHGPAVDPNTLERVAGETLPLVRDYVRRRFPSLRDAPVIESRVCQYENTSSGDFLIDRHPDFENVWLVGGGSGHGFKHGPALGEYVSRLVLEGGETDARFSLASKQTVQKRAVY is encoded by the coding sequence ATGAGCGACGCACGCACCTATGATGTCGTAGTCGTCGGCGCAGGAGTCTTCGGCGCTTGGACGGCCTACAACCTCGCGCGTCAAGGCTCGCGAGTATTCCTCGCCGACGCTTTTGGCACCGCTAACAGCCGCGCCAGCTCCGCCGGCGAATCGCGCATTATTCGCATGAGCTACGGCGCCGACGAAATTTATACGCGCTGGTCGATGCGTTCCCTCGACCTCTGGCGTCAGTTCTGCGAGGAAACCGGCGCACGCCTCTTCCATCGCACCGGCGTTCTTTGGCTGACTCGCGAGACCGATCCTATGGCTCTTGCGACTCTCGCAACCTTCGCCAAACTCGGCGTGCCTCACAAAAAACTTTCCCACGACGAAATTTCCAAGCGATTTCCCATGATCGCCAGCCAGGATTCCGAGTGCGCCATTTACGAACCCGAAAGCGGCGCGCTGATGGCTCGTCGCGCAGTGCAGACCGTCGTCGAAGAATTCCAAAAATATGGCGGCACGTACCAAATCGCCGAAGTCGAAGCGCCCAGCGGCAGCGGGCACGCTGCCGCGCTCACCACGTGGAGCGGCGAATCGCTCCGCGCGGGCAATTACGTCTTCGCCTGCGGCCCTTGGCTCCCGAAAATCTTCCCCGCGCTTCTCGGCCAGCGCATTTTCCCGTCGCGTCAGGAAATTTATTTCTTCGGCGTCCCACCCGGAGATCGCAGCTACTCCCTCGGCAATTTCCCCACGTGGCTCGACGTCGGCAGCCTGATGTACGGCATCCCAGACATCGAAGGCCGCGGCTTCAAAGTCGCTAGCGACGCGCATGGCCCCGCCGTCGATCCCAACACACTCGAACGTGTCGCGGGCGAAACTTTGCCGCTCGTTCGCGATTATGTCCGCCGCCGTTTCCCCTCTTTACGCGACGCTCCGGTCATCGAATCGCGTGTCTGCCAGTATGAAAACACCTCGAGCGGCGATTTTCTGATTGATCGTCATCCGGATTTCGAAAATGTTTGGCTGGTGGGCGGTGGCTCAGGCCACGGCTTCAAGCATGGCCCTGCTCTTGGCGAATATGTCTCGCGTCTCGTTCTCGAAGGCGGCGAAACCGATGCGCGCTTTTCCCTTGCCTCGAAGCAAACTGTTCAGAAACGCGCTGTTTACTGA
- a CDS encoding riboflavin synthase produces MFTGIIEHLGKIEKLARTDEGGRLKVRFAKNPPAEGDLRIGSSISVNGCCLTVVELDKASFSADLSAETLRRTAFSKFEAGHIVNLELPLRAGDRLGGHFVQGHVDGVGRVARMEPEGENWWLAVRVPEDLQKYIAEKGSLAVDGVSLTVARWRNGVADFAIIPHTRAHTNLIEISEGDPVNLECDILAKYVESLMNNRAEFAAERWTVEKLIDEGF; encoded by the coding sequence ATGTTTACCGGCATCATTGAGCATCTCGGAAAAATCGAAAAACTGGCGCGAACCGATGAGGGCGGCCGTCTGAAAGTGCGCTTCGCCAAAAATCCGCCGGCCGAAGGCGACCTTCGCATCGGCTCGAGCATTTCCGTGAACGGTTGTTGCCTCACCGTCGTGGAATTGGACAAGGCTTCTTTCTCCGCCGATCTTTCCGCCGAGACCCTGCGTCGCACGGCCTTCTCGAAGTTCGAAGCCGGTCATATCGTCAATCTGGAACTACCCCTTCGCGCTGGCGATCGTCTCGGCGGCCATTTCGTTCAAGGCCACGTGGACGGCGTCGGCCGTGTGGCGCGCATGGAGCCCGAAGGCGAAAATTGGTGGCTTGCTGTGAGGGTTCCGGAGGATTTGCAAAAATATATAGCCGAAAAAGGTTCGCTCGCCGTCGACGGCGTCAGCCTGACAGTGGCGCGCTGGCGCAACGGCGTCGCCGATTTCGCCATTATTCCTCACACGCGCGCGCATACGAATCTGATCGAAATTTCCGAAGGCGACCCTGTAAATCTCGAATGCGACATTCTCGCGAAATACGTCGAAAGCCTGATGAACAACCGCGCCGAATTCGCTGCGGAGCGATGGACAGTCGAAAAGCTCATCGACGAGGGATTTTGA
- the ribD gene encoding bifunctional diaminohydroxyphosphoribosylaminopyrimidine deaminase/5-amino-6-(5-phosphoribosylamino)uracil reductase RibD yields the protein MTEHAQQLADATWMARALILAHRGVAQAHPNPLVGAVIVKNDRIVGEGFHAYDGRHHAEVIALDRAQGDARGATLYVNLEPCCHTGRTGPCTQAILQSRLKRVVIAMNDPNPAVAGRGIRELQKAGIEVRVGVHEAEARRLNEAFAKWIRSKLPFVMLKTALTLDGRIAARTGSATWLTSPESREEVQRIRHASDALLTGIGTVLIDDPRMSDRSGLPRRRPLLRVILDSKLRMPISSQIVKAAKGDVLIFTASSATSSKARALQKAGIEVVQIPSRAGGLDLRRVLRELGHREILSLLVEAGAQLNGAVLSSGIVDKMILFYAPKVLGGGVPMAAFPSRPLAKFSPLTNLSFRQFGPDFMVEGYFHDVYRHH from the coding sequence TTGACTGAACACGCGCAACAACTCGCCGACGCTACCTGGATGGCCCGCGCGCTGATTCTCGCTCATCGCGGCGTCGCGCAGGCCCATCCGAATCCGCTGGTTGGCGCCGTCATCGTGAAAAACGATCGCATCGTAGGCGAAGGTTTTCACGCTTACGATGGTCGGCACCACGCCGAGGTCATAGCTCTTGATCGCGCGCAAGGCGATGCCCGCGGCGCAACTCTGTACGTCAATCTCGAACCCTGCTGCCACACTGGCCGCACCGGCCCGTGCACGCAGGCGATTCTCCAGTCGCGCCTGAAGCGCGTGGTCATTGCAATGAACGATCCCAACCCTGCCGTTGCCGGCCGGGGCATTCGCGAATTGCAGAAAGCGGGAATCGAAGTGCGCGTGGGTGTGCACGAAGCCGAAGCCCGGCGCCTGAATGAGGCCTTTGCCAAATGGATTCGCTCGAAACTTCCCTTCGTCATGCTGAAAACCGCGCTCACTCTTGATGGCCGCATCGCCGCGCGCACCGGCAGCGCCACGTGGCTCACGTCTCCCGAGTCCCGCGAAGAAGTGCAGCGCATCCGCCACGCCTCCGATGCGCTCCTCACTGGCATCGGTACCGTGCTCATCGACGACCCGCGCATGTCGGACCGCAGCGGTTTGCCTCGCCGCAGACCGCTTCTGCGCGTCATCTTGGATTCGAAGCTCCGCATGCCGATCAGTTCGCAAATCGTGAAGGCCGCGAAGGGCGACGTCTTGATTTTCACCGCTAGTTCTGCGACCTCTTCCAAAGCGCGCGCCTTGCAAAAAGCTGGCATCGAAGTGGTTCAAATCCCCTCTCGCGCAGGCGGTCTCGATCTCCGCCGCGTCCTCCGCGAATTGGGCCATCGCGAAATCCTCTCTCTTCTCGTCGAGGCCGGCGCGCAGCTTAACGGCGCCGTTCTTTCCTCGGGAATTGTGGATAAGATGATTTTGTTTTACGCTCCCAAGGTTCTGGGCGGCGGAGTTCCTATGGCCGCGTTTCCGTCGCGGCCTCTCGCAAAGTTCTCGCCGCTCACGAATCTATCATTTCGGCAGTTCGGTCCTGATTTCATGGTCGAAGGCTATTTTCACGATGTTTACCGGCATCATTGA
- the ftsY gene encoding signal recognition particle-docking protein FtsY produces MVSLFGKSEKGESLFERFKNSVARTRSEFSARLEQLFTGDRPVDPALLAQLEATLLSADIGVSTTKEVLATLRRQVTEHKLSGSAALKAELKNQIVSILSTPGPTNGTQPPLPPEVIFVVGVNGTGKTTTIGKLAHRLHSQGRSVMLCAADTFRAAAIEQLDVWAKRSGVEMVRQKAGADPAAVVFDGVSAAKAKNIDTVIVDTAGRLHTKSNLMAELEKMKRTASKIVPGAPHEVLLVMDATTGQNGLAQAREFTGHVGVTGIVLTKLDGTAKGGIVVAISRELGLPIRFVGTGEQRDDLVPFDAQTYVNSLFD; encoded by the coding sequence ATGGTTTCCCTCTTCGGAAAATCCGAAAAAGGTGAATCGCTCTTCGAGCGCTTCAAGAATTCCGTCGCCCGCACGCGCTCGGAGTTTTCCGCGCGCCTCGAGCAGTTGTTCACCGGCGATCGCCCTGTTGACCCCGCCCTTCTGGCGCAGCTCGAGGCTACTCTGCTCAGCGCGGACATCGGTGTGAGTACCACCAAAGAAGTTCTCGCCACGCTCCGGCGGCAGGTCACCGAGCACAAGCTTTCCGGCTCCGCCGCGCTGAAAGCCGAGCTGAAAAATCAAATCGTTAGCATTCTCTCTACGCCAGGGCCCACGAACGGTACGCAGCCTCCGCTGCCTCCCGAAGTGATTTTCGTCGTCGGAGTCAACGGCACGGGCAAGACCACAACCATCGGCAAGCTCGCGCATCGCCTCCACTCCCAGGGCCGCTCCGTGATGCTCTGCGCCGCGGATACGTTTCGCGCCGCAGCCATCGAGCAGCTCGACGTCTGGGCCAAACGCTCCGGCGTCGAAATGGTCCGGCAAAAGGCCGGCGCGGATCCCGCTGCCGTTGTGTTCGACGGGGTTTCTGCAGCGAAAGCGAAAAATATCGACACCGTGATCGTCGACACCGCTGGCCGCCTGCACACAAAATCCAACCTGATGGCCGAGCTCGAAAAAATGAAGCGCACCGCGTCAAAAATTGTTCCCGGCGCGCCTCACGAAGTTTTGCTCGTCATGGACGCCACCACCGGTCAGAACGGCCTTGCGCAGGCGCGCGAATTCACCGGCCACGTCGGTGTCACTGGAATTGTCCTGACGAAACTCGACGGCACCGCCAAAGGCGGCATTGTCGTGGCCATTTCACGCGAGCTCGGTCTGCCAATTCGATTTGTCGGCACCGGCGAGCAACGGGACGATTTGGTGCCCTTTGACGCCCAAACCTACGTCAACTCTCTCTTTGACTGA
- a CDS encoding nuclear transport factor 2 family protein has protein sequence MKRVKKTMAIVIFMAAAATAFAQDRVAAKNAAPDAQQAVIRLEHRWLANENKPAVLESILGDDFVHVVPEGMISKREHIDYVKAHPNAFPGVHKFEQLEVRVYGSTAIANGVVLALPPGGPPHRALFTDVFTFRQGRWQAVNAQETPMASGDGN, from the coding sequence ATGAAGCGCGTCAAGAAGACGATGGCGATAGTGATTTTCATGGCTGCCGCGGCGACTGCGTTTGCCCAAGATCGAGTAGCAGCGAAAAATGCAGCGCCGGACGCGCAACAGGCGGTCATCCGGTTGGAGCACCGCTGGCTCGCGAATGAAAACAAACCCGCTGTACTGGAGTCGATTCTGGGAGACGATTTTGTTCATGTCGTGCCGGAGGGAATGATTTCCAAGCGGGAGCATATTGATTATGTGAAGGCGCATCCAAACGCTTTTCCGGGCGTGCACAAGTTTGAGCAACTGGAAGTTCGCGTTTATGGGAGTACGGCAATTGCGAATGGAGTTGTCCTGGCTCTGCCACCCGGCGGCCCTCCGCACCGGGCGCTCTTCACGGACGTATTTACATTTCGGCAAGGGCGCTGGCAGGCTGTGAATGCGCAGGAGACGCCGATGGCTTCGGGTGACGGGAATTGA
- a CDS encoding HD domain-containing phosphohydrolase has translation MSQKPLATTGMRRVRILWIVLAALLLTSALPLYLYHREVLRLSEDKLQDTERLQQSEITRSLASETLQFESNLSEQLESQRQMLALTGWIQNVSDPTHGPQLSRMLQNILQNNHDILYVTAIGQDSKGQAAESVPGADKDPFVDAALKRAFTASVQGVNWVSGTFALGQNNRPAMVISMPLMSDGRFTGMLAAVVSLDRVVARLKDASVRYRTVFVVNGEGRIVVHPDTMNMVPGRDLSSNAVVGQFKHTPQELRTTETTQFTQEQNNKPVEMIGTYSTIPELHWAVIAERDMAQARVDAGVQELTTEALRFVIAVTLIALLVGYLSALGITRPIQGLVHSTRAIARAEFHERAPVEGAAEITELAETFNSMADDIEKYVDRLQMAANANRDLFMGSIRMLAAAIDEKDPYTRGHSGRVAKYSLIIGKELGLDAEALDKIRISALLHDVGKIGVDDHVLKKPGKLTDEEFTLMKQHPVKGANIMRPVAQLKEMLPGIELHHERMDGNGYPYGLAGDQIPMMARIIAVADTFDAITTNRPYQSAMDLDYAMNRIQQLAGSKFDVDVVGAIQNAVRTGKLKLSPSLVEVEV, from the coding sequence GTGTCTCAAAAACCACTTGCAACCACGGGCATGCGCCGCGTGCGCATTCTGTGGATCGTCCTGGCCGCATTGCTGCTCACCAGCGCACTACCACTCTATCTCTATCATCGGGAAGTGCTTCGTCTTAGCGAAGACAAGCTCCAGGATACCGAGCGCCTGCAACAGTCAGAAATCACGCGGTCCCTCGCCAGCGAGACCCTGCAGTTTGAGTCGAATTTGAGCGAGCAGTTGGAAAGCCAGCGACAAATGCTGGCCCTGACCGGCTGGATTCAGAACGTCAGCGACCCAACCCACGGCCCGCAGCTAAGCCGCATGCTGCAGAACATTCTGCAAAACAACCACGACATCCTTTACGTCACTGCCATCGGCCAGGACTCCAAGGGCCAGGCTGCCGAAAGCGTTCCTGGTGCTGATAAGGATCCCTTTGTAGACGCCGCGCTCAAGCGCGCATTCACAGCCAGCGTTCAGGGTGTGAACTGGGTCAGCGGAACGTTCGCGCTCGGGCAGAATAACCGTCCTGCCATGGTGATTTCCATGCCCCTGATGTCCGACGGCCGCTTCACCGGAATGCTCGCCGCGGTTGTCTCGCTGGATCGCGTCGTGGCACGCCTGAAGGATGCGAGCGTGCGCTATCGGACTGTGTTCGTAGTCAACGGCGAAGGCCGCATCGTCGTCCATCCGGACACAATGAACATGGTTCCCGGCCGCGACCTCAGCTCCAACGCGGTCGTCGGCCAATTCAAACACACTCCCCAGGAGTTGCGAACCACGGAAACGACGCAATTCACTCAAGAACAGAACAACAAGCCGGTCGAAATGATCGGCACGTACAGCACAATTCCCGAACTCCACTGGGCCGTCATCGCGGAACGCGACATGGCTCAAGCGCGTGTCGATGCCGGCGTGCAGGAATTGACCACCGAGGCTCTGCGCTTCGTCATTGCCGTTACGCTCATCGCCTTGCTGGTTGGCTATCTGTCCGCTCTTGGCATCACCCGTCCCATCCAGGGTCTCGTTCACTCCACGAGAGCCATTGCACGCGCCGAATTCCATGAGCGAGCGCCGGTGGAAGGCGCAGCAGAAATCACCGAACTGGCTGAAACCTTCAACAGCATGGCTGACGACATCGAGAAGTACGTCGATCGCCTGCAAATGGCCGCAAACGCCAATCGCGATTTGTTCATGGGCTCCATCCGCATGCTCGCCGCGGCCATTGACGAGAAGGATCCCTATACCCGGGGCCATTCTGGCCGCGTCGCGAAGTATTCTCTGATCATCGGCAAGGAATTGGGCCTCGACGCCGAAGCTCTCGATAAGATCCGCATCTCCGCCCTATTGCATGACGTCGGCAAGATCGGCGTCGACGACCACGTCCTGAAAAAGCCCGGCAAGCTGACTGATGAAGAATTCACCCTGATGAAGCAGCATCCGGTAAAGGGCGCCAACATCATGCGGCCCGTCGCGCAATTGAAGGAAATGCTCCCGGGCATCGAGCTTCACCACGAGCGCATGGACGGCAACGGCTATCCCTATGGTCTTGCGGGAGATCAAATTCCCATGATGGCGCGCATCATTGCCGTCGCCGACACCTTTGACGCCATCACCACCAATCGTCCCTACCAATCAGCCATGGATTTGGATTACGCCATGAATCGCATTCAGCAACTTGCCGGTTCGAAGTTCGACGTGGACGTCGTCGGCGCCATTCAAAATGCGGTGAGAACCGGCAAACTAAAGCTCAGTCCCTCGCTCGTCGAAGTCGAAGTCTGA
- a CDS encoding NAD(P)H-dependent glycerol-3-phosphate dehydrogenase — MTKNKSSMKKIAIIGAGGWGTALSIVLSQSSVAHRIALWAREEDVRESLRKERKNPVFLPGFAIPEQVEVASAIPEAVQDADFIIGAMPSAHARALYSQILSHASPRAVVVSATKGLEPKSYLRMTQVIADLLPPKSRHPIAAISGPSFAKEVAQGDPTAIVVASANSPAAREIQQEFSGPALRLYTNADVTGVEIGGAVKNVIAIAAGVAEGLGLGHNTIAALITRGLAEIMRLGTALGARRETLAGLAGLGDLVLTCTGELSRNRRVGIELGHGKRLDEILASTSTVAEGVGTTAAALALARKAKIEMPIAAQMHGLLYQGRSPHDAIRELMHRPLKAE, encoded by the coding sequence ATGACAAAAAACAAAAGTTCGATGAAAAAGATTGCCATTATCGGCGCTGGCGGCTGGGGAACGGCTCTTTCCATCGTTCTGTCGCAAAGCTCTGTTGCCCATCGCATTGCGCTTTGGGCACGTGAAGAGGATGTCCGCGAATCGCTGCGAAAGGAGCGCAAGAACCCGGTCTTTCTCCCGGGATTCGCGATTCCCGAACAAGTCGAAGTGGCCTCTGCAATCCCCGAAGCCGTGCAGGATGCGGACTTCATCATCGGCGCAATGCCCTCGGCTCATGCCCGTGCGCTCTATTCCCAAATTCTTTCGCACGCTTCGCCCCGAGCTGTCGTCGTCAGCGCAACGAAGGGTCTCGAACCTAAATCTTACCTTCGCATGACGCAGGTAATCGCGGACCTTCTCCCCCCGAAATCCCGCCATCCTATCGCTGCTATTTCCGGCCCTTCCTTCGCCAAGGAAGTCGCGCAAGGCGATCCCACCGCTATTGTCGTGGCATCCGCGAACTCACCGGCAGCCCGCGAAATTCAGCAGGAATTCTCGGGCCCGGCGCTGCGGCTTTATACAAACGCAGATGTCACGGGCGTCGAAATCGGCGGCGCGGTGAAGAACGTCATTGCCATCGCGGCTGGAGTCGCCGAAGGTCTTGGACTCGGCCACAACACCATCGCCGCTCTCATCACGCGCGGCCTTGCCGAAATCATGCGCCTCGGCACGGCTCTCGGCGCGCGGCGCGAGACTCTCGCGGGGCTTGCCGGCTTGGGCGACCTCGTCCTGACATGTACAGGCGAACTGAGCCGTAACCGCCGCGTCGGCATCGAACTCGGCCATGGAAAGAGACTCGACGAGATTCTCGCCTCCACATCCACAGTCGCCGAAGGCGTAGGAACCACGGCAGCTGCTCTGGCCCTCGCGCGAAAAGCCAAAATCGAAATGCCCATTGCGGCCCAGATGCACGGCCTCTTGTACCAGGGCCGTTCTCCCCATGACGCCATCCGCGAACTGATGCACCGGCCCCTCAAGGCCGAATAG
- the plsY gene encoding glycerol-3-phosphate 1-O-acyltransferase PlsY — protein MTTLWPIPVAAYLLGSIPFGYLIVKLGSGSDVRASGSGNIGATNVSRIAGIGAGIATLLLDAGKGYLAVWLALRWPHSNIRWVMAAALAAIVGHMFCCWLGFRGGKGVATGLGVFLAISWEAMAAAILLWIVVIAFWRYVSLGSIATAVALPFLVYLFYAPGHAPPRVVSLTSVAIAALIIWKHRENIARLIAGTENKLTRKN, from the coding sequence GTGACGACGCTCTGGCCAATCCCTGTCGCCGCCTATCTTCTTGGCTCGATCCCCTTCGGCTACTTGATCGTCAAGCTGGGGAGCGGCTCCGACGTCCGCGCCTCCGGCAGCGGGAATATCGGTGCAACGAATGTTTCGCGTATTGCGGGGATCGGTGCTGGAATCGCTACGCTCTTGCTCGATGCAGGCAAGGGTTACCTCGCCGTCTGGCTCGCGCTCCGTTGGCCGCATTCCAATATCCGCTGGGTAATGGCCGCGGCTTTGGCGGCCATTGTCGGCCACATGTTTTGCTGCTGGCTCGGCTTTCGCGGAGGTAAAGGCGTCGCCACGGGTTTGGGCGTTTTCCTGGCGATTTCCTGGGAGGCGATGGCCGCGGCGATCTTGCTGTGGATTGTCGTGATTGCCTTCTGGCGGTATGTTTCGCTTGGCTCTATCGCTACTGCGGTCGCCTTGCCTTTTCTGGTTTATCTTTTTTATGCGCCGGGCCACGCGCCGCCGCGAGTCGTGTCCTTGACGAGTGTCGCGATCGCCGCCCTCATTATCTGGAAACATCGCGAAAACATCGCCCGACTCATCGCCGGAACCGAAAACAAGTTGACGCGCAAGAATTGA
- the thpR gene encoding RNA 2',3'-cyclic phosphodiesterase, with amino-acid sequence MRLFVALDVPHETRAALDPLVRRFEKICGDARWVRLEGVHITLKFLGEVDDAQGPEIQSALSSVRQDKSVPIVFRDFGYFPNDHHPRVFWAGIESGPELAALAAKVGASLEPFGFPQEKRTFSPHLTLARFKTLEGLAKLKEAVASLPSRDFGQTSAVQFHLYQSVLKSSGAVYNKLASYSFVESASS; translated from the coding sequence GTGCGCCTGTTCGTGGCCCTCGACGTGCCTCACGAGACCCGCGCGGCCCTCGATCCTCTCGTCCGCCGCTTTGAGAAAATCTGCGGGGACGCACGGTGGGTTCGCCTCGAAGGCGTCCACATCACTTTGAAATTCCTCGGCGAGGTTGACGACGCGCAAGGGCCCGAGATTCAAAGTGCTCTCTCATCCGTGCGCCAAGATAAATCCGTTCCCATCGTTTTCCGCGATTTTGGCTATTTTCCCAATGACCATCACCCTCGTGTGTTCTGGGCTGGCATTGAATCGGGGCCTGAACTCGCCGCTCTGGCTGCGAAAGTCGGAGCAAGCCTCGAACCCTTCGGTTTTCCGCAGGAGAAAAGGACTTTCTCTCCGCATTTGACGCTCGCTCGTTTCAAAACGCTGGAAGGGCTCGCGAAATTGAAGGAAGCCGTGGCTTCGCTTCCCTCCCGGGATTTCGGCCAGACTTCCGCTGTGCAATTCCATCTCTATCAAAGTGTGCTAAAGTCCAGCGGCGCCGTGTATAACAAGCTCGCGAGCTATTCTTTCGTCGAAAGCGCATCTTCGTGA